The proteins below come from a single Oncorhynchus keta strain PuntledgeMale-10-30-2019 chromosome 1, Oket_V2, whole genome shotgun sequence genomic window:
- the LOC118388777 gene encoding uncharacterized protein LOC118388777 isoform X2, whose product MQTQPDGLAFTLSEMQTQPDGLAFTLSEMQTQPDGLAFTLFEMQTQPDGLPFTLSEMQTQPDRLAFTLSEMQTQPDGLAFTLSEMQTQPDGLAFTWSTGMAAQGPAVGMANVDLTHGKAQLFVLLATPLLSLSSPALSAYSPAVFALNMLRQQLALTRHFVQTSHPLHSLQTTHTPPWRTPRR is encoded by the exons ATGCAGACCCAACCAGACGGACTGGCCTTTACCTTGTCCGAGATGCAGACCCAACCAGACGGACTGGCCTTCACCTTGTCCGAGATGCAGACCCAACCAGACGGACTGGCCTTCACCTTGTTCGAGATGCAGACCCAACCAGACGGACTGCCCTTCACCTTGTCCGAGATGCAGACCCAACCAGACAGACTGGCCTTCACCTTGTCCGAGATGCAGACCCAACCAGACGGACTGGCCTTCACCTTGTCCGAGATGCAGACCCAACCAGACGGACTGGCCTTCACCTGGTCCACCG GTATGGCAGCCCAAGGGCCAGCGGTTGGGATGGCCAATGTGGATCTAACCCATG GAAAGGCTCAGCTCTTCGTCCTACTGGCCACACCTCTATTGTCTCTCTCATCCCCGGCTCTCAGTGCATACAGCCCTGCTGTGTTTGCACTCAACATGCTGAGGCAGCAGCTGGCTCTCACCAGACACTTTGTCCAGACCAGCCACCCCCTCCACTCCCTGCAGACTACACATACACCACCCTGGAGGACACCAAGGAGGTAG
- the LOC118388777 gene encoding uncharacterized protein LOC118388777 isoform X3 encodes MQTQPDGLAFTLSEMQTQPDGLAFTLSEMQTQPDGLAFTLFEMQTQPDGLPFTLSEMQTQPDRLAFTLSEMQTQPDGLAFTLSEMQTQPDGLAFTWSTGMAAQGPAVGMANVDLTHENLAVHPTGLTTADHM; translated from the exons ATGCAGACCCAACCAGACGGACTGGCCTTTACCTTGTCCGAGATGCAGACCCAACCAGACGGACTGGCCTTCACCTTGTCCGAGATGCAGACCCAACCAGACGGACTGGCCTTCACCTTGTTCGAGATGCAGACCCAACCAGACGGACTGCCCTTCACCTTGTCCGAGATGCAGACCCAACCAGACAGACTGGCCTTCACCTTGTCCGAGATGCAGACCCAACCAGACGGACTGGCCTTCACCTTGTCCGAGATGCAGACCCAACCAGACGGACTGGCCTTCACCTGGTCCACCG GTATGGCAGCCCAAGGGCCAGCGGTTGGGATGGCCAATGTGGATCTAACCCATG agaatttggcagtacatccaactggcctcacaactgcagaccacatgtaa
- the LOC118388777 gene encoding uncharacterized protein LOC118388777 isoform X1 — MQTQPDGLAFTLSEMQTQPDGLAFTLSEMQTQPDGLAFTLFEMQTQPDGLPFTLSEMQTQPDRLAFTLSEMQTQPDGLAFTLSEMQTQPDGLAFTWSTGMAAQGPAVGMANVDLTHGKAQLFVLLATPLLSLSSPALSAYSPAVFALNMLRQQLALTRHFVQTSHPLHSLQTTHTPPWRTPRRFVVGLICCSSLAVTSLPN; from the exons ATGCAGACCCAACCAGACGGACTGGCCTTTACCTTGTCCGAGATGCAGACCCAACCAGACGGACTGGCCTTCACCTTGTCCGAGATGCAGACCCAACCAGACGGACTGGCCTTCACCTTGTTCGAGATGCAGACCCAACCAGACGGACTGCCCTTCACCTTGTCCGAGATGCAGACCCAACCAGACAGACTGGCCTTCACCTTGTCCGAGATGCAGACCCAACCAGACGGACTGGCCTTCACCTTGTCCGAGATGCAGACCCAACCAGACGGACTGGCCTTCACCTGGTCCACCG GTATGGCAGCCCAAGGGCCAGCGGTTGGGATGGCCAATGTGGATCTAACCCATG GAAAGGCTCAGCTCTTCGTCCTACTGGCCACACCTCTATTGTCTCTCTCATCCCCGGCTCTCAGTGCATACAGCCCTGCTGTGTTTGCACTCAACATGCTGAGGCAGCAGCTGGCTCTCACCAGACACTTTGTCCAGACCAGCCACCCCCTCCACTCCCTGCAGACTACACATACACCACCCTGGAGGACACCAAGGAG ATTTGTAGTGGGATTGATTTGTTGTAGTTCATTGGCTGTCACAAGCCTCCCAAACTGA
- the LOC118388796 gene encoding calreticulin-like gives MIILPVSFSVYNRLSVKSSTHSLPVQRDGKTMRVAVAILAVFASVAVTIDATVYFKEQFQDGDAWKSRWLVSEHKSDYGEWKLTAGKFYGDSEADKGLQTSQDARFYALSSRFEPFSNEGKSLVVQFTVKHEQKIDCGGGYVKIFPADLDQAAMHGDSQYYIMFGPDICGYSTKKVHVIFNYKGKNHLIKKEIKCKDDELTHLYTLILNPDQTYEVKINNEKVESGTLEDDWDILPPKTVKDPEAKKPEDWDDRAKIDDPTDTKPEDWEKPENIPDPDAKIPEDWDVDMDGEWEPPMIPNPEYQGEWKAKQIDNPDYKGAWVHPEIDNPEYTADAAIYKFGNIGVLGLDLWQVKSGTIFDNFLIGDDIKEAEEFGNETWGATKAPEKKMKDAQEEEERKAREEEEKSNKDTADDEGDEDEDDEPEDDDDDSPTEEEEGEDPKKDKDEL, from the exons ATGATCATattacctgtttccttcagcgtTTATAACCGACTTTCAGTGAAAAGCAGCACACACAGTTTACCTGTACAGCGGGACGGTAAAACCATGAGGGTCGCAGTGGCAATATTAGCAGTTTTTGCATCGGTAGCTGTCACCATTGACGCTACTGTATACTTCAAGGAACAATTTCAGGATGGAG ATGCATGGAAGAGTCGGTGGCTtgtatcagagcacaagtcagactATGGCGAGTGGAAACTGACTGCTGGGAAGTTTTATGGTGACTCTGAGGCCGATAAAG GTCTCCAGACCAGCCAGGATGCCCGTTTCTATGCTCTCTCCAGCCGCTTTGAACCCTTCAGCAACGAGGGAAAGTCCCTGGTGGTCCAGTTCACTGTCAAACACGAGCAGAAGATTGACTGTGGGGGCGGATATGTCAAAATCTTCCCAGCAGACCTAGACCAGGCAGCTATGCACGGGGACTCACAGTATTACATCATGTTTG GGCCTGACATCTGTGGCTACAGCACCAAGAAGGTTCATGTCATCTTCAACTACAAAGGCAAGAACCACCTCATCAAGAAAGAAATCAAATGCAAG GATGACGAGCTGACACATCTGTACACTCTGATCCTGAACCCGGACCAGACATACGAGGTGAAGATCAACAATGAGAAGGTGGAGTCAGGCACTCTGGAGGATGACTGGGACATTTTGCCCCCAAAGACTGTCAAGGACCCCGAAGCCAAGAAGCCAGAGGACTGGGACGACAGGGCCAAAATCGACGACCCTACCGACACCAAGCCAGAG GACTGGGAGAAGCCTGAGAACATCCCTGACCCTGATGCTAAGATCCCTGAggactgggatgtggacatggatGGCGAGTGGGAGCCTCCTATGATCCCCAACCCAGAGTACCAG GGAGAGTGGAAGGCAAAGCAGATTGACAACCCTGACTACAAAGGTGCCTGGGTGCACCCTGAGATCGATAACCCTGAGTACACAGCCGATGCCGCCATCTACAAGTTTGGCAACATTGGAGTGTTGGGTCTGGACCTGTGGCAG GTGAAGTCTGGCACCATCTTTGACAACTTCCTGATTGGTGATGATATAAAAGAGGCTGAGGAGTTTGGAAACGAGACATGGGGAGCTACAAAG GCACCAGAAAAGAAAATGAAGGatgcacaggaggaggaggagaggaaagcaagagaggaggaggagaagagcaaTAAGGACACTGCTGATGATGAGGGGGATGAAGATGAGGATGATGAGCCAGAGGATGACGACGATGACAGCCCAacggaagaggaggaaggggaagatCCCAAGAAGGACAAGGACGAGTTGTAA